DNA from Globicephala melas chromosome 11, mGloMel1.2, whole genome shotgun sequence:
CCTACCCTTACTACACACCTGCTGGGGAACCCGTATTCGGTGGCCTGCCCCAGAATGCCAGCCTGACTGTCCACCTGGCCCGTGCGTTCCAGGACATCCTGGCTGCCATGCCTGCATCCAACTTCTCAGGGCTGGCAGTTATTGACTGGGAGGCATGGCGCCCACGCTGGGCCTTCAACTGGGACACCAAGGACATTTACCGGCAGCGCTCACGGGCACTGGTACAGGGGCAGCACCCTGACTGGCCAGCTCCTTGGGTGGAGGCAGCAGCTCAGGACCAGTTCGAGGGGGCTGCGCGGGCCTGGATGGCAGGCACCCTCAGGCTGGGACAAGCACTGCAGCCTCGTGGCCTCTGGGGCTTCTATGGCTTCCCTGATTGCTATAACTATGACTTTAAAAATCCCAACTACACTGGCCAGTGCCCACCAGGCATCCGTGCCGAGAATGACCAGCTGGGGTGGCTGTGGGGCCAGAGCCGTGCCCTCTACCCCAGCATCTACCTGCCTGCAGCACTGGAGGGCACGAAGAAGGCACGGATGTTTGTGCAGCACCGTGTGGGTGAGGCATTCCGTTTGGCCGTGGGTGCAGGGTACCCTGATCTGCCAGTGCTGCCCTACGTCCAGATCTTCTATGACATGACTAACCGCTTTCTGCCCCTGGTGAGTCTCCTGTGACCCCGCCCACCTTGTAACCTACATTGTCAGGCATTAGTCCAGTAAATGAGGCCACATAGCCCTGGGGCACTTTAGCCTTGGGACACTTTCATCCATTACCTCTCACATtctttgagcacctactgtgtgccaagttcTGTGCTAGGCACAGACAATTCAGCATTCTTCAGAAAGAAATCATCCCTGCCTGCATGGCACTCACAGGCTAGAGTAAGAGCAGGCTTGCCTCTGGCCACCACAGCTAGAGCAGGCTATGAATTATTTGTCCCATGCAATAGTGTTACAGCAGGCTGCTGTGGGGACGGAGGGAGGCCCCACAGAGCTATGCTGTCCTTTCCCCAGGAGGAGCTGGAGCACAGCCTGGGGGAGAGTGCAGCCCAGGGGGCAGCAGGAGTGGTGCTCTGGGTGAGCTGGGAGAACACAAGAACCAAGGTGAGCTCAAGCCCaggatgggggtgagggtgggggcaggagtggggctTCCAGGCTGACTGGGGAGACCCTGGCCCACCCTTTACCCCTGCAGTCCTGGTTGACCAGCAGGTGAGTGCCTCAATGCCCTAGGTGGACCCGTGCATGGCCGTGGTGTCCTGACGCTCCCCCTCCCACCTAGGAATCCTGCCAGGCCATCAAGGAGTATGTTGACACGACACTGGGGCCCTTCATCCTGAATGTGACCAGTGGGGCTCTTCTGTGCAGTCAAGTCCTGTGCTCTGGCCATGGCCGTTGTGCTCGGCGCCCCAGTCACCCCGAGGCCCGCCTCATCCTCAGCCCCACCAGTTTCTCCATCGAGTCCACGCCTGGTGGTGGGCCTCTGACCCTCCGAGGTGCCCTCTCACTCAAGAATCGGTTGGCTGTGGGGTTCAAATGTCGCTGCTACCATGGGTGGACGGGAACATGGTGTGAGCAGTGAGGCATGTGGTGATTGGCACATGCACACATTGAGTACCTAATGCAATCTGGACCTGGCTACAGCTTTCTCAAGTACAGGCACAGTCACATGAGTCATGGTCACAGTCAGAAGTACACTCAGGCACTGTCATGAGCATATGCTAGCCCATTCACACCTGCTTACAGACCAAGATAGTTGCATAAGGAGTTAGAGCCTTGGGCACCCACCCAGCagagttaaaaatatttcttccagaGACATTGAGCCAGTCTTTAAACTGCAGCAATCACAAGAACTGAcgctctggacttccctggcggtccagtggttaagactccgtgcttctactgcaggggacgggggttcgatccctggtcagggaactaagatcccgcatgctgaaagaaagaaagggagggagggaggaaggaaggaaggaagaaagagctgACATTCACTGGGTGCCTACTTTTTCCGAGTCCTACATTTTAAGTAGTCTAACTTAATGGTGCAATCCTAACATGACgctatgaggaaactgaggcacacacagGGAGGGTAAGCACTTTACCCAAGGTTGCAGACAGAAAATAGAgcagctgagattcaaacccaggtgaatctgggtttgaatctctaCCCTCTACCTCTACCTCTACAGCGATGGAGCCCTTTGGCTCCTACTATATGTCGACGGTAATCAGCCCTGTACTGCAGCCTGAATCCGTTCAGAGGTAACAGCCTCACAAATAAAGCAGACATGATTCTAACTTCAAgagctgtttattgagcacctaaaaCGTGCAGGCGCTGGGATCCAGAGGGCACAggaaaattcttttctcttgctcAGATTTGATGTCTGTCCGAGGGCGGCTGCTTCTCAGGGTTGGGCCCAAATTTCGGGAGGAAGCTCCACCTGACCGTTTCCACGCTGGGCAGGAGGCTGACGTGAGCCGAAACAAGGCTGAACTGGGGGGAGACCTATCTGAGTCTGGGGCGGGGCGAGGCGGGACGAGATGGAAGCCCAGCCCACCCGTAATGGAGCTGGCGCTCGGTTCGCGCTCACTGGGAGCTGGGCCTGGATAAGCAAGGGCGGGAGGGGCAGAGGTAGAACCAGGGCAGAGATCCAGTCTGCGTCGGGTCTGTGTTATGACGCgaggggccggggccgggggctgGCCGCCCCGAAGACCCGGGACCTGGTGGTGTGCCGCGGGCCGTGACGGCTGCAGTGCGTCCGCCTCACCGCTAGGGTGCGAGCGCCGCGTGCCGGAGGAGTCCGAGCCAGAGACAGCGAGATACAGATCCGTGTGGAGCGACGAGACGGAGCGTCCCGGAGCCAGGCGTCAGCATGTCAGTACTCCCCCCCTCCTCATGCGCGGCGTATTCGTCCTCATTGTCCCCCGCTCTCCCCGTCCGCTCCGCGCGTACAGTTCTGAAGTGACTAAGCCGCCCCGCACGCCCTCTTTGCGTCTGTCGTTCCCTCCCAGAGCATGCCGAGCCACAGCCGCCCGGAGTCAAGCTCCCgaagcccccacccccaaactccaCGGTTTGTCACCcagtgggaggaaggggaaaacCGAGGCAGGAGAGACTGTCGCCTCTCTCTGTGGACCCGGGAGCCCCACCCACAGTGGGTGGGGTCGGCACAGAAAGGGTTAAGCCTGAGGGGGAAGTCTGGGGCTCCAGGCTCAGGGGCGGATCCTGGGGTTTCCTCTCTCCTGGTCCAGGGGTGCAGCTGCTGCGGAGGTGGCTGATGCAGGTGAGGGGCTTATAGCCCTCTGAGTGGGATGTGGTATGAGGGGAGGGGGCTACCTGTTACTGATCAGTGTGGAATTGGCCTCAAGCTCACGGGGACTTCCTgcggaggtggggaaggggagccaGGGCATCCTCTCT
Protein-coding regions in this window:
- the HYAL1 gene encoding hyaluronidase-1, giving the protein MRPFSPEVSLDLPCATAAHLLPICTLFLNLLGMAKGSRDPLVPNRPFATIWNANTQWCLERHGVDVDVSVFDVVANPGQTFRGPDMTIFYSSQLGTYPYYTPAGEPVFGGLPQNASLTVHLARAFQDILAAMPASNFSGLAVIDWEAWRPRWAFNWDTKDIYRQRSRALVQGQHPDWPAPWVEAAAQDQFEGAARAWMAGTLRLGQALQPRGLWGFYGFPDCYNYDFKNPNYTGQCPPGIRAENDQLGWLWGQSRALYPSIYLPAALEGTKKARMFVQHRVGEAFRLAVGAGYPDLPVLPYVQIFYDMTNRFLPLEELEHSLGESAAQGAAGVVLWVSWENTRTKESCQAIKEYVDTTLGPFILNVTSGALLCSQVLCSGHGRCARRPSHPEARLILSPTSFSIESTPGGGPLTLRGALSLKNRLAVGFKCRCYHGWTGTWCEQ